One part of the Suncus etruscus isolate mSunEtr1 chromosome 2, mSunEtr1.pri.cur, whole genome shotgun sequence genome encodes these proteins:
- the EFS gene encoding embryonal Fyn-associated substrate, which yields MAIATSALLARALYNNTAESPQELSFRRGDVLRVLKRDGTGGLDGWCLCSLHGQQGIVPANRVKLLPAGPAPQPGPPQGPPVLTGSPDPAPEPSCEDQEVYVVPPPARPCPTSGPPAGPCPPSPDPIYKVPRVRSTPGDASEVYDVPLAALHVLSSDPYDSPASFSCSAALQSPGEDEAPYDVPLIPKSPSEAEPELECEADREPEPPLYAAPSNLKRASALLNLYEAPEELLDGVDGGGADEAIYDVPLLGPEAPPSPEPPGSSDTLALLLAKSPPLPHRPRLPSAESLSRRPLPALPISEAASPSPAPSPAPGRKGSIQDRPLPPPPPRLPSYGGSKAEGDHDGGQVEEDPAGHHNEYEGIPMAEEYDYVHLKGMDTAQRSRSLDKAFSEDAGPPERGLPGQREPPSPGEPLALASGDLQLLHFYAGQCQSHYAALQVAVAALLSSTRANQPPRLFVPHGKRVVVAAHRLVFVGDTLGRLAASAPLRAQVGVAGSALGQALRATVLAVKGAALGYPSGPAAQEMAHCVADLAGQALHFTTLLASLAP from the exons GCCCTGCTGGCCCGGGCCCTCTACAACAACACAGCTGAGTCCCCCCAGGAGCTGTCCTTCCGCAGAGGGGACGTTCTACGGGTACTGAAGAGGGACGGCACTGGTGGGCTGGATGGCTGGTGTCTCTGCTCCCTGCATGGCCAGCAGGGCATTGTGCCTGCCAACCGAGTGAAGCTCCTGCCTGCTGGCCCTGCACCCCAGCCTGGCCCTCCCCAGGGACCCCCAGTCCTGACTGGCTCACCTGATCCAGCCCCTGAACCCAGCTGTGAAGACCAGGAG GTGTATGTGGTGCCACCCCCAGCTCGACCCTGTCCTACCTCAGGACCTCCTGCTGGACCCTGCCCACCTTCTCCAGATCCCATCTACAAGGTTCCCAGAGTCAGGAGCACACCTGGAGATGCCTCAGAG GTCTATGATGTGCCACTCGCTGCCCTTCACGTCCTTTCCAGTGACCCCTATGACTCCCCGGCCTCCTTTTCCTGCTCTGCAGCCCTGCAGTCCCCTGGAGAGGACGAAGCTCCCTATGACGTGCCTCTGATCCCCAAATCCCCTTCAGAGGCAGAGCCAGAACTGGAATGTGAGGCGGATCGAGAACCTGAACCCCCCCTTTATGCGGCCCCTTCTAACCTGAAACGAGCGTCAGCCCTGCTCAACCTATACGAAGCCCCTGAAGAGCTACTGGACGGTGTAGATGGTGGGGGTGCAGACGAGGCCATTTATGATGTGCCTTTGCTGGGACCCGAAGCGCCACCTTCTCCAGAACCCCCGGGGTCCTCGGACACGCTGGCTCTACTTCTGGCCAAGAGCCCCCCACTACCACACAGGCCTCGACTGCCCTCGGCGGAGAGCCTGTCCAGGCGCCCTCTGCCTGCCCTGCCCATCTCTGAGGCCGCCAGCCCTTCCCCTGCTCCCTCTCCTGCTCCAGGCCGGAAAGGCAGCATCCAGGACAGGCCtctgcccccaccaccaccccgccTGCCCAGCTATGGGGGCTCCAAAGCCGAAGGGGACCATGATGGTGGGCAGGTAGAGGAGGATCCTGCAGGCCACCACAACGAATACGAGGGCATCCCCATGGCTGAGGAGTATGACTATGTCCACCTGAAG GGCATGGACACAGCGCAGAGGTCCAGGTCCCTGGACAAAGCCTTTTCTGAGGATGCTGGACCGCCAGAGAGGGGACTGCCGGGGCAGCGG GAGCCCCCATCCCCAGGGGAACCACTGGCCCTGGCCTCCGGAGACCTCCAGCTCCTGCATTTctacgcaggccagtgccagagcCACTATGCAGCGCTGCAGGTGGCCGTGGCGGCCCTGCTATCCAGCACCCGGGCCAACCAGCCCCCACGCCTCTTTGTACCCCACGGCAAGCGGGTGGTGGTGGCTGCCCACCGCCTTGTGTTTGTTGGGGACACTCTCGGCCGGCTGGCAGCTTCGGCTCCTCTTCGTGCCCAAGTTGGAGTGGCAGGGTCAGCCCTAGGCCAGGCACTTCGGGCCACCGTGCTGGCTGTCAAGGGTGCTGCCCTGGGCTACCCCTCCGGGCCTGCAGCCCAGGAGATGGCGCACTGCGTGGCAGATCTGGCAGGGCAGGCCCTGCACTTCACCACCCTGCTGGCCAGCCTGGCCCCCTGA
- the SLC22A17 gene encoding solute carrier family 22 member 17 — protein sequence MDDGRKLMTAFSPCTCSADVRKGRRVRRKGWGKPRRDLRDDEGVRGCGAGSVSGCLCGCDAPPGRGQRIVSERAGRPRVVGKLAPRVATGTPEPNGGGGSKADSAGEITPSPNGGVGTLGEAVTAEQLQGERARAREGTEAGLDSSSLSLAVPPGPLSFEALLAQVGALGGGQQLQLGLCCLPVLFVALGLASDPIFTLAPPLHCHYGAFPPNASGWEQPPNASGAGVASAALGASVASRLAATSSDPACSGFAPPDFNHCLKDWDYNGLPVLTTNAIGQWDLVCDLGWQVILEQILFILGFAAGYLFLGYPTDRFGRRAIVLLTLGLVGPCGVGGAAAGSSTGVMALRFLLGFLLAGVNLGVYLMRLELCDPTQRLRVTLAGELVGVGGHFLFLGLALVSKDWRFLQRMITAPCILFLFYGWPGLFLESARWLIVKRQIEEAQSVLRILAERNRPHGQMLGEEAQEALQDLENTCPLPATSSFSFTSLLNYRNIWKNLLILGFTNFIAQAIGHCYQPVGGGGSPSDFYLCSLLASGTAALACVFLGVTVDRFGRRGILLLSMTFTSIASLVLLGLWDCEHPPSLTLWAQPRKPTRDLNDAAVTTFSVLGLFSSQAAGILSTLLAAEIIPTTVRGRGLGLIMALGALGGLSGPAQRLHMGHGAFLQHVVLAACALLCILSIMLLPETKRKLLPEVLRDGELCHQPSLLRQPPPNRCDHVPLLATPNPTL from the exons ATGGATGATGGGAGGAAACTCATGACAGCCTTTTCCCCTTGTACCT GCTCTGCTGACgtgagaaaggggaggagagtTCGGAGGAAGGGGTGGGGAAAGCCGCGCAGAGATCTCAGAGACGACGAAGGCGTCCGCGGCTGCGGAGCGGGGTCCGTCTCGGGGTGTCTGTGCGGCTGCGACGCGCCACCGGGCCGAGGACAGCGCATCGTCTCGGAGCGGGCCGGCAGGCCCCGTGTGGTCGGCAAGCTGGCTCCCCGGGTGGCCACCGGGACCCCCGAGCCCAATGGCGGGGGCGGCAGCAAAGCGGACAGCGCAGGCGAGATCACCCCCAGCCCCAACGGAGGA GTCGGGACCCTGGGAGAGGCGGTGACCGCCGAGCAGCTGCAGGGCGAGCGCGCGCGCGCCCGGGAGGGCACCGAGGCGGGCCTGGACAGCAGCAGCCTGTCGCTGGCCGTGCCCCCGGGGCCCCTGAGCTTCGAGGCGCTGCTCGCCCAGGTGGGAGCCCTGGGGGGCGGCCAGCAGCTGCAGCTCGGCCTGTGCTGCCTGCCCGTGCTCTTCGTGGCGCTGGGCCTGGCCTCCGACCCCATCTTCACGTTGGCGCCCCCGCTGCATTGCCACTACGGGGCCTTCCCCCCCAATGCTTCGGGCTGGGAGCAGCCCCCCAACGCCAGCGGCGCGGGCGTGGCCAGCGCGGCCCTAGGAGCCAGCGTTGCCAGCCGCCTGGCCGCCACCAGTTCGGACCCTGCGTGCAGCGGCTTCGCCCCCCCAGACTTCAACCACTGCCTCAAGGACTGGGACTACAATGGGCTGCCCGTGCTCACCACCAACGCCATCGGCCAG tGGGACCTGGTGTGTGACCTAGGCTGGCAGGTGATCCTGGAGCAGATCCTCTTCATCTTGGGCTTTGCCGCCGGCTACCTGTTCCTGGGCTACCCTACAGACAG GTTTGGCCGCCGTGCGATTGTGCTGCTGACCTTGGGGCTGGTGGGTCCCTGTGGAGTGGGAGGGGCTGCCGCAGGCTCCTCCACAGGCGTCATGGCCCTGCGATTCCTCCTGGGCTTCCTACTTGCAGGCGTCAACCTTGGAGTCTACCTGATGC GCCTGGAGCTGTGTGACCCAACTCAGAGGCTTCGTGTGACCCTGGCAGGGGAgttggtgggggtgggaggacaCTTCCTGTTCCTGGGCCTGGCCCTTGTCTCCAAGGATTGGCGCTTTCTGCAGCGAATGATCACGGCTCCCTGCATCCTCTTCCTGTTTTATGG CTGGCCCGGCCTGTTTCTGGAGTCAGCAAGGTGGCTGATAGTGAAGCGGCAGATCGAGGAGGCTCAGTCTGTGCTGAGGATTCTGGCCGAGCGGAACCGTCCTCATGGGCAGATGCTGGGGGAGGAGGCCCAGGAGGCCCTGCAGG ATTTGGAGAATACCTGCCCCCTCCCTGCAacatcttccttctccttcactTCTCTCCTCAATTACCGCAACATCTGGAAAAATCTGCTCATCCTGGGCTTCACCAA CTTTATTGCCCAAGCCATCGGACACTGCTACCAGCCTGTGGGAGGAGGAGGGAGCCCATCGGACTTCTACCTGTGCTCCCTGCTGGCCAGTGGCACTGCAGCCCTGGCCTGTGTCTTCCTGGGGGTGACTGTGGACCGATTCGGCCGCCGGGGCATCCTGCTTCTCTCCATGACCTTCACAAGCATCGCGTCCCTGGTCCTGCTGGGCCTGTGGGATTGTGAgcatcctccctccctcacacTGTGGGCTCAGCCACGGAAGCCCACCAGAG ATCTCAACGATGCAGCCGTCACTACTTTCTCTGTCCTGGGCCTCTTTTCCTCCCAAGCTGCTGGCATCCTCAGCACCCTCCTGGCTGCTGAGATTATCCCTACTACTGTGAG GGGCCGTGGTCTGGGCCTAATCATGGCCCTGGGGGCTCTGGGTGGGTTGAGTGGGCCAGCACAGCGCCTCCACATGGGCCATGGAGCTTTCCTGCAGCATGTGGTGTTGGCGGCCTGTGCCCTCCTCTGCATCCTCAGCATCATGCTATTGCCTGAGACCAAGCGCAAGCTCCTACCCGAGGTGCTTCGGGATGGGGAGCTGTGCCACCAGCCTTCCCTGCTGCGACAGCCCCCCCCTAATCGCTGTGACCACGTCCCACTGCTTGCCACCCCCAATCCTACTCTCTAA